From Roseofilum casamattae BLCC-M143, the proteins below share one genomic window:
- a CDS encoding sensor histidine kinase: MVWDTDSIKASKRPFARVRWRLLLSYLGVMMVILGSSTLAVYHFFASSLYAQLDRQLLTLADAGLHSLEAFNEEEEEDEEEEEDDDEIAQLLDNDGDLDLPGGNFRQPAQGIEWFGEQGQLLAKQGRIFPPFSLMPESVREGLAYTVVGGKIRTLTQVAYEEEESEVEVVGYVRVSQSTEAVEAVLVQLRWGMMLGGAIAASLTTLGGMWLTHQALKPIEASFHQLKQFTADASHELRSPLTAIKTSVDVLLSHPERIHPADGKKFDAIASALKQTIRLVEDLLMLARSDRSSDRSQWVNLPLEELLEDLVELWLPIAEAKDIRLQADAIVPATVEGDAFLLQRLFTNLLENALNYTPAGGTVTVSMESQDNSIAVSVSDTGIGIAPEHLPLVFDRLWRADKARTRRAGGSGLGLAIAKSIVQQHQGKIFVTSQVGIGTCFCVLLPRRETNQSDLG; the protein is encoded by the coding sequence TCTAAACGTCCATTTGCCCGCGTCCGTTGGCGGTTATTGCTGTCTTATTTAGGGGTAATGATGGTTATTTTGGGCAGTTCGACTCTGGCTGTTTATCATTTTTTTGCTTCCAGTTTATATGCTCAGTTAGACCGTCAGTTGTTAACCTTGGCCGATGCTGGACTTCATAGTCTAGAAGCCTTTAATGAGGAAGAGGAAGAAGATGAGGAGGAGGAAGAAGATGATGATGAGATTGCCCAGCTTTTAGATAACGATGGAGATTTAGATCTTCCCGGAGGCAACTTTCGCCAACCCGCTCAAGGAATTGAGTGGTTTGGAGAACAAGGGCAATTGCTGGCTAAACAAGGCCGGATTTTTCCGCCGTTCTCGCTGATGCCTGAGAGCGTTCGTGAAGGTTTGGCCTATACGGTGGTTGGAGGAAAGATTCGTACCCTAACTCAGGTGGCTTATGAGGAAGAAGAATCTGAGGTGGAAGTAGTCGGGTACGTGCGTGTCAGTCAGTCTACTGAGGCGGTTGAGGCGGTGTTAGTACAGTTGCGTTGGGGCATGATGTTGGGTGGAGCGATCGCCGCGAGTTTAACGACTTTGGGCGGCATGTGGTTAACCCATCAGGCTCTCAAACCTATTGAGGCCAGTTTTCACCAACTGAAGCAGTTTACTGCCGATGCGTCCCACGAGCTGCGATCGCCCCTCACGGCGATTAAAACTTCAGTAGATGTACTGCTTTCTCATCCAGAGCGCATCCATCCGGCGGATGGTAAAAAATTTGATGCGATCGCCAGTGCTCTGAAGCAAACTATCCGGTTAGTGGAAGATCTACTGATGCTAGCGCGCAGCGATCGGAGTAGCGATCGGAGTCAATGGGTGAACCTGCCCCTGGAAGAGCTACTGGAGGATTTAGTCGAGTTATGGCTTCCCATTGCTGAGGCAAAAGACATTCGCTTGCAAGCTGATGCGATCGTTCCTGCAACCGTAGAAGGCGATGCCTTTCTCCTGCAACGCCTCTTTACCAATCTCCTCGAAAATGCCTTAAACTATACCCCTGCCGGCGGTACAGTCACCGTGTCTATGGAGTCACAAGATAACTCGATTGCAGTTTCGGTCAGCGATACCGGAATTGGCATTGCTCCGGAGCACTTGCCTTTGGTCTTCGATCGCCTTTGGAGAGCAGACAAAGCACGCACCCGTCGCGCGGGGGGGTCGGGGTTAGGGTTGGCGATCGCAAAAAGTATTGTGCAGCAGCATCAGGGCAAAATTTTTGTCACAAGTCAAGTCGGTATTGGCACTTGCTTTTGCGTGTTGCTACCGCGCCGTGAAACGAATCAGAGTGACTTGGGTTGA